One window of the Niallia circulans genome contains the following:
- a CDS encoding DUF3231 family protein, producing the protein MEPKHSVGLSSTEIAGLWGTYISDSLSICLTKHFLHHSNYTDVNPLIQLTLDISKKHIEEIESIFKSEGFPIPAGFSDDDLDLTAPSLFFDLFSVSYIYGMSRMGLMNYSILLSNVAREDIRTFFSNCLTSSLDLYNKSVDLMLSKGIYDRPTMIPYPDSVEFVTKEGLLSKFIEPKRPLNVLEISEMFFNIERNYFGLILLTGFIQVVKDKKIKNYLIKGKELAKKQIRFLNDALIKDDLLGTIMINTEVSTSTISPFSEKLIMNLVTTLNTQGLTYIGHALSITSRIDLSTEYLKLIPEILKFGKDGADILMDRGWMEEPPHAPNRKELGGY; encoded by the coding sequence ATGGAGCCAAAACATTCAGTAGGCTTATCATCAACTGAAATTGCAGGTTTGTGGGGAACTTATATATCTGATAGCTTGTCCATCTGTCTTACAAAGCATTTCTTACATCATTCGAACTACACAGATGTTAACCCTCTAATTCAACTAACTTTAGATATATCTAAAAAACATATAGAAGAAATAGAAAGCATATTTAAAAGTGAAGGTTTTCCTATTCCAGCGGGATTTTCAGATGATGATCTTGACCTCACAGCACCATCTTTGTTTTTTGATTTATTTTCAGTAAGCTACATCTATGGTATGAGTCGGATGGGTTTAATGAACTATAGTATACTGCTATCTAATGTTGCAAGAGAAGATATTAGAACTTTTTTCTCTAATTGTTTGACTTCTTCATTAGACCTTTATAATAAATCAGTTGATCTGATGCTATCTAAAGGAATATATGATAGACCAACAATGATTCCATATCCTGATTCAGTCGAGTTTGTTACTAAAGAAGGCCTACTGTCTAAATTTATTGAACCAAAACGGCCACTAAATGTACTTGAAATTTCTGAAATGTTTTTTAACATTGAAAGGAACTATTTTGGTTTAATCTTACTCACAGGTTTTATTCAAGTTGTAAAAGATAAAAAGATAAAAAATTATTTAATTAAAGGAAAAGAGTTAGCTAAAAAACAAATACGCTTTCTGAATGATGCCTTAATTAAAGATGATTTACTTGGCACTATCATGATTAATACCGAAGTTTCAACTTCTACTATATCTCCATTTTCGGAAAAGTTAATTATGAACCTTGTAACCACGCTTAATACGCAAGGGTTGACCTATATTGGGCATGCATTATCTATCACATCACGAATTGACCTGTCTACTGAATATTTGAAATTAATTCCTGAAATTTTGAAGTTTGGAAAGGATGGGGCTGATATTTTAATGGACAGGGGATGGATGGAGGAACCACCACATGCCCCAAATAGAAAAGAATTAGGGGGATATTAA